In Calditrichota bacterium, the sequence GTTGAATTTGAATAAACTGCCGTATCATTTCATTTGAAGTTGATCAACAAAAAAATGACCGAAGCTATTTTTGTCACTCCGGTCATTTTTTTATGCTGCTTTTAAAATTATCTTACTTAAAAACCATCATCGGCCCCGAGCTATTAGCTGAAATATCGCCGGTTTTCAGATCGATAGTAACATTGTTGTCCCAGGTCAAATCATTCCACACGCCCATCAGCAACATGCCGAACTGAAACGCTGTGGGATCGCCGCTGGTGATTAATGAATTTATTCCTGCATTAATTGTGGCATCCTGATAGTTAGGCTCGTCGCCGTGATAGTAGGCGATGAGCGTCGGCGTTACTAACGGCTCCAATTGCTGAGCGCTCGTGCTGTCCACGCCTAATGACATCAACGTCGCAACTACGAGCGGAGGAAAGCCAGATGCAAGAGAATTTTTCGCATAAGACTGAAAATCCATGCCTCCGGTGTCGTAGTTAATGCTGGAGACAAACACGCTCGTAATTTTCAAAGTTTGTTTATTGCCGTCAAAAGTAAGCAGACGATAAGGCACCGGATAGCTGACCAGCGAACCGGTCTGAACATCGATCACAAAATTATCTCCGTCAACTAATTCGGAAATGTCATTCGCGTGATGGTGCCCGGTAAAGATTATGTTCAATCCCGCAGCCGCGAAATCTTTTGCTTTATTCTGCCAATCGCTGATGAGATATTCCGGGAAAACCGCTTCCATGTTCGGAAAGTGTTCCACCAGACCGTGGTGCATCATGGTGATGACAGTTATTCCTTTTGATTTGGCTTCCTGTAACTTCGACTTAATCCAGGTGATTGATTCCGATTTCAAATCGCCGCCGATCCAGCTAATGTCCGCGTATTTCCCGTTGTAATTGCAATCGTCAATCCCCAGAATCCAGATGCTGTCTTTTGGCTGCGCCACATAGCTCAGCGAATTGGGGTCATTGTCAATTGCTTCGGCGTAGCCAAAGTCGTTGTAAATGGATTTGAATTCTTCCGGCGTCACACTCGGAATCGGTACCGGATCGCCATCGTCCGGGTAGCTCATGGACGCTGAATTTTGAATGTCGTGATTCCCGGGGATCACGTACACTTTCTTCCCTGCGGCTTCGATTTGCGCCAGATAAGCCGCCATCTGTTCGTGATTTTGCTTTTCCCCGTCTTTAGTCAAATCGCCGGTGACTAAAACCACCTCAATATCGGCAGCCTTGAGATCGCTCACGACGGATTCCAGCGTGGCTTTGCTCTCAGCGAGCATTTTGCGGTCTTGAGCAAGATACGCTTTGAAAGCGTCGCTGCTTGTACCCAACGACGGATCATAATAATGGGCATCTGAAAAAATGGCAAAATTTAACGACGGGTAATTCCCCTCTTCCGGGCTCACCGGATTATTTTTGTCTTTTGAACAAGAAAAGAGAATCAGACTGATTGACAAAAGCACAATCAGCATGACGAAATAGTGAAAAAAACGTTTTTGAATCATGGTTCCTCCAAAGTTGGTGTCAGAAATTATTAATTTTGTCCCTCACCTTAAACAATATTTAATAAAATAACCTTTTCTGGCAAAAATGCAAGCTTTTTTTATCAACTCAGCACAACTAACTCGAAACGCGAAACTCAGAACTTGAGAGATGCAACTCGAAACTAAATCTTCTTTTCTTCCCCGTACGCAATAATCTCCTTCAAAAATCGCGGCCCGTGCTGTTTCAGTTTTGTCTCACCCATGCCAAAAATCAGCCGCAACTCATCCCAGGTGGTTGGCATTTTTTCAGCCAATTCCTGCAACGTGCGATCGTGAAAAATCACGTAAGGCGGGACATTTTTCTCATCGGCAATGCGTTTTCTCAACTGGCGCAATCGCTCGAATAAATTGTCATCATATTCTGTCGGAGCCGCCGCTCGTTTGGGCCGCTTTTCCACGTAAGGCGTCAGCATCACTTTTTCATCGCCGAACAGAACATCTCTGCTTTTAGCGGTTAATTTCATTATCGGATAAGTGGTACCCTCAATTTGCAAATAGCCCAAGCGAATCAATTCCTGCGCAAAGGTGATCCATCTTTTTCTGGGAATTTTTTCGCCAATGCCGTAAGTTGGCAAATCCTGATGGCCATTCTGAAAAATGCGCTCGCTTTGGGAGCCGCGCAGCACATCGATGACGTAATTCATGCCAAATCTTTGATTCAGGCGATAGACGCAGGAAAGCATTTTTTGCGCGATGATCGTCCCGTCAAATTTCTGACTGTCGTCTTCTTTCCTCAGGCAGTTATCGCAGGCACCGCAATTTTCTTGCTCGTACTTTTCACCAAAATATTCGAGAATCAGTTTTCGGCGGCAAACCGGACTCTGGCAATAGTCGATGAGTTGGTGCAATTTCTTCAGCGCAATTTTCCGCTCCCGCTCGCTCGGCTTTTCTTTGATAAAATATTCAATCTTCGCCTTATCGCCGTAGCTGTAAAATAAGATGCAGTCGCTTTTCAAATCGTCCCTGCCGGCGCGGCCTGTTTCCTGATAGTAGCTTTCCAGATTTTTCGGCAAATCGTAGTGAATCACAAACCGCACATTGGGTTTGTCAATGCCCATGCCAAAGGCAATCGTCGCCACGATGATGTCCACATTTTCGCGAATGAAGGCTTCCTGGTTTTTCGTGCGCTCTCCGGTTTCCAGACCCGCGTGATAGGGCAGTGCACGGAATCCGTCGTCGTTCAGCGCATTCGCCAGTCGGTCCACGGTTTTGCGGCTCTGGCAGTAAATAATTCCCGATTGCTTGAGATGCGCTTGCAGGTAATCGGTCAGATGAGTGTAGGTGTCCCCTTTCGGCAAAACGCGGTAGAAAAGATTGGCTCTGTTGAAGCTCGCCCTGAAAATTCGGGGATCCTGCATCTTCAGAATTTCGACAATATCTTTCTGCACTACTGGCGTCGCCGTTGCTGTAAGTGCCATCAGCGGTACATGGTCAAATTTTTCCCGCAAAACCACCAGCTTTCGATATTCAGGCCTGAAATCATGGCCCCATTCGGAAATGCAATGCGCCTCGTCAATGGCGAACAAGTCAATGCTCAATTTCTCCAAAAATCGCAGAAAAGACTCCAGCACCAATCGCTCGGGCGCCACGTAGAGAATTTTCACCTTGTTTTGCAACAGCCGATTTTTGACGTCGTCCATCTTTTCGGAAGTCATCGTACTGTTCAAAAACTCCGCCGCAACGCCTAAATCGCGCAGTGTATCCACCTGATCTTTCATCAGTGAAATCAAGGGAGAGATGACGACAGTCAACCCCGTCTGAACGATGGCAGGCAATTGGTAACACAGCGACTTGCCGCCGCCAGTGGGCATGAGTACAAAAATATCCTTACGCGCAAGCGCGGCATCGATGATTTCTTTTTGCAGAGGCCTGAATTCTTCGTAGCCGAAATATTTTTTTAAAGTTTTTTCTAAATTGAACAAAAAAGGAACTTCCTGTTTATTTTAAAGTTACAAACCAGGTTTCTCGGAGAGACCTGGTTTGTCCAGTTCATCTTTCATTTTACAATGCCCGC encodes:
- a CDS encoding metallophosphoesterase, which produces MIQKRFFHYFVMLIVLLSISLILFSCSKDKNNPVSPEEGNYPSLNFAIFSDAHYYDPSLGTSSDAFKAYLAQDRKMLAESKATLESVVSDLKAADIEVVLVTGDLTKDGEKQNHEQMAAYLAQIEAAGKKVYVIPGNHDIQNSASMSYPDDGDPVPIPSVTPEEFKSIYNDFGYAEAIDNDPNSLSYVAQPKDSIWILGIDDCNYNGKYADISWIGGDLKSESITWIKSKLQEAKSKGITVITMMHHGLVEHFPNMEAVFPEYLISDWQNKAKDFAAAGLNIIFTGHHHANDISELVDGDNFVIDVQTGSLVSYPVPYRLLTFDGNKQTLKITSVFVSSINYDTGGMDFQSYAKNSLASGFPPLVVATLMSLGVDSTSAQQLEPLVTPTLIAYYHGDEPNYQDATINAGINSLITSGDPTAFQFGMLLMGVWNDLTWDNNVTIDLKTGDISANSSGPMMVFK
- the recQ gene encoding DNA helicase RecQ gives rise to the protein MFNLEKTLKKYFGYEEFRPLQKEIIDAALARKDIFVLMPTGGGKSLCYQLPAIVQTGLTVVISPLISLMKDQVDTLRDLGVAAEFLNSTMTSEKMDDVKNRLLQNKVKILYVAPERLVLESFLRFLEKLSIDLFAIDEAHCISEWGHDFRPEYRKLVVLREKFDHVPLMALTATATPVVQKDIVEILKMQDPRIFRASFNRANLFYRVLPKGDTYTHLTDYLQAHLKQSGIIYCQSRKTVDRLANALNDDGFRALPYHAGLETGERTKNQEAFIRENVDIIVATIAFGMGIDKPNVRFVIHYDLPKNLESYYQETGRAGRDDLKSDCILFYSYGDKAKIEYFIKEKPSERERKIALKKLHQLIDYCQSPVCRRKLILEYFGEKYEQENCGACDNCLRKEDDSQKFDGTIIAQKMLSCVYRLNQRFGMNYVIDVLRGSQSERIFQNGHQDLPTYGIGEKIPRKRWITFAQELIRLGYLQIEGTTYPIMKLTAKSRDVLFGDEKVMLTPYVEKRPKRAAAPTEYDDNLFERLRQLRKRIADEKNVPPYVIFHDRTLQELAEKMPTTWDELRLIFGMGETKLKQHGPRFLKEIIAYGEEKKI